In the Engystomops pustulosus chromosome 2, aEngPut4.maternal, whole genome shotgun sequence genome, one interval contains:
- the LOC140117660 gene encoding keratin, type II cytoskeletal 6C-like — protein MAYMQKQGGGGGSRGFSTCSVGGGRSGGSRSSGFGSRSLYSLGGKKRTSISATSVQVGGGYGGGAGGFGGGAGGFGGAGGFGGGAGGFGGAGGFGGAGGFGGAGGFGGAGGFGGAGGFGGPGGFGGPLHPGVDHPFPVCPPGGIQEVTVNQSLLQPINVEIDPAIQKVKTEEREQIKALNNKFATFIDKVRFLEQQNQVLQTKWNLLQEQGSKGGTKKKNLEPLFEHFISSLQKHLDTLTSEKSRLENELKTMQEKVEEFKKRYEEEINKRTQAENDFVVLKKDVDAAYMAKVDLDAKCDALMEEINFLRTLYDAELSHTQGGGVDTSVVLSMNNNRVLNLEDIITSVKAEYEQIAQRSRAEAEALYDNKYKQLQAAAGQQGDHLKNSKNEISELNRMIQRLRSEIESMKKQIAALQSSITEAEDRGELTLKDAQDKMTSLEAALQNAKENLARQLRDYQELLNVKLSLDVEIATYNAMLKGEEGRMSGLITNDVSISVVSGGSSYSVGAGGAGGYGAGGAGGYGAGGAGGYGAGGAGGYGAGGAGGYGGGSGHGVGGGSGYGVGGGSGYGVGGGSGYASGGGSSGHYGASQGSSSHSRTGGKSTVAVSTTSSSSSVKKSY, from the exons ATGGCTTACATGCAAAAgcaaggtggtggtggtggaagcAGGGGATTTAGTACCTGCTCAGTTGGTGGAGGAAGATCAGGTGGTTCTCGGTCTTCTGGCTTTGGATCAAGAAGCCTATATAGCCTTGGTGGAAAGAAGAGAACTTCTATTAGTGCAACCAGCGTCCAAGTTGGGGGAGGCTATGGTGGCGGTGCAGGAGGATTCGGTGGTGGTGCAGGAGGATTCGGAGGTGCTGGAGGATTCGGTGGTGGCGCAGGAGGATTCGGTGGTGCAGGAGGATTCGGTGGTGCAGGAGGGTTCGGTGGTGCAGGAGGGTTCGGTGGTGCAGGAGGAtttggaggagcaggaggatttGGAGGCCCTGGAGGATTTGGTGGACCTCTCCACCCTGGAGTTGACCATCCCTTCCCTGTTTGCCCACCTGGTGGAATTCAGGAGGTCACCGTCAACCAAAGCCTTCTACAGCCAATTAATGTGGAGATAGACCCAGCCATTCAAAAAGTAAAAACCGAAGAAAGAGAACAGATTAAGGCCCTCAACAACAAATTTGCCACTTTCATTGACAAG GTTAGATTCTTGGAACAGCAAAACCAAGTCCTACAAACAAAATGGAATCTCTTGCAAGAACAAGGATCAAAAGGTGGTACCAAAAAGAAGAACTTAGAACCCCTGTTTGAGCATTTTATTAGCAGTCTCCAGAAGCATCTGGACACTTTAACAAGCGAGAAAAGCCGTCTAGAGAATGAACTGAAGACCATGCAAGAAAAGGTGGAAGAGTTCAAGAAAAG ATATGAAGAAGAAATTAATAAGCGTACTCAAGCAGAAAATGACTTTGTTGTTCTGAAGAAG GATGTTGATGCAGCATACATGGCCAAGGTAGATCTGGATGCCAAGTGTGATGCCCTGATGGAAGAAATTAACTTCCTGAGAACGCTATATGATGCT GAACTCTCACATACACAAGGAGGAGGTGTGGACACCTCTGTGGTTCTGTCTATGAATAACAACCGTGTATTGAATTTGGAAGACATCATCACATCTGTTAAAGCAGAATATGAACAGATTGCACAGAGAAGCAGAGCTGAAGCAGAAGCATTATACGACAACAAG TACAAGCAGTTGCAAGCCGCCGCTGGACAGCAAGGTGATCACCTGAAGAACTCAAAGAATGAAATTTCAGAACTGAACCGTATGATCCAGAGGCTGAGGTCTGAGATTGAGAGCATGAAGAAACAG ATTGCAGCTCTACAGTCCTCTATTACCGAGGCTGAAGATCGTGGTGAACTTACTCTTAAAGATGCCCAGGATAAGATGACTAGCCTTGAAGCTGCATTGCAGAATGCCAAGGAAAACCTGGCCCGTCAACTGCGTGACTACCAAGAGCTCTTGAATGTGAAACTTTCTCTTGATGTTGAAATTGCCACCTACAACGCCATGTTGAAAGGAGAGGAGGGAAG aATGTCTGGACTGATAACTAACGATGTCAGCATCT CTGTTGTGAGCGGAGGTTCAAGCTACTCTGTTGGTGCTGGAGGTGCAGGAGGATATGgagctggaggagcaggaggatatggtgctggaggagcaggaggatatggagctggaggagcaggaggatatggtgctggaggagcaggaggatatGGTGGAGGAAGTGGCCACGGAGTAGGTGGAGGAAGCGGCTATGGAGTAGGTGGAGGAAGTGGATATGGAGTAGGTGGAGGAAGTGGATATGCCAGTGGTGGAGGCAGCAGTGGTCACTATGGTGCCTCTCAAGGAAGCAGCAGTCACAGCCGTACCGGAGGAAAGAGCACAGTGGCTGTATCAacaacctcatcatcctcctcagtAAAAAAATCATATTAG